The following coding sequences are from one Thermocrinis jamiesonii window:
- the phnD gene encoding phosphonate ABC transporter substrate-binding protein, with protein MRKMLRTLLVILLSALVWSASYASEKRCLVMGLIPAEDPKSMIERYKPMKEWMEKDMGMCIEMFTATDYTGVIEAMRAKKVDFAWFGAFSYVLANERAGAEAFAVGVDEKGRTTYRSYLVATPEVAKALGITKPLEGESGIKVLKEKLEKHKGKFKFAFTDPASTSGYAIPYYYMAKAGIEPKEYFKSVSFVGTHDAAELAIFKKTLDIVADNDITYDKLLREGKITKENNVVIWMSPEIPGPPMAYRKDLPENVKEALRRSITRVPRDVVVGYGRIVGYKLVSDKDYALIKEVKKFIDAQKGK; from the coding sequence ATGAGGAAAATGCTTAGAACCTTACTTGTAATCCTCTTGAGTGCGCTTGTGTGGAGTGCATCTTATGCCTCAGAGAAAAGGTGTTTGGTAATGGGTCTTATACCTGCAGAGGACCCTAAGTCCATGATTGAGCGCTACAAGCCTATGAAAGAGTGGATGGAAAAGGACATGGGGATGTGCATTGAGATGTTCACAGCAACTGACTACACGGGAGTTATTGAAGCTATGAGGGCTAAGAAGGTGGATTTTGCGTGGTTTGGAGCTTTCTCTTATGTGCTGGCAAACGAGAGAGCGGGTGCAGAAGCTTTTGCAGTTGGAGTTGATGAAAAGGGAAGGACCACCTACAGATCTTATCTTGTAGCAACGCCAGAGGTAGCAAAAGCTCTTGGTATTACCAAGCCCCTTGAAGGAGAAAGTGGCATCAAAGTCCTAAAGGAAAAGCTTGAAAAACACAAAGGGAAATTCAAATTTGCTTTCACAGACCCGGCATCCACCTCTGGATACGCTATCCCTTACTACTACATGGCAAAGGCTGGCATTGAACCCAAAGAATACTTCAAGAGTGTAAGCTTTGTTGGAACCCACGACGCAGCGGAGTTAGCAATCTTCAAAAAGACTTTGGATATAGTAGCTGACAACGACATAACCTACGACAAGCTCTTAAGGGAAGGCAAGATCACAAAGGAGAACAACGTGGTTATATGGATGTCTCCAGAAATACCAGGTCCTCCTATGGCTTACAGAAAGGACTTACCAGAAAACGTCAAGGAAGCTCTCAGAAGGTCTATCACCAGAGTACCAAGGGATGTGGTGGTAGGATACGGAAGGATAGTAGGATATAAGCTCGTTTCAGATAAAGACTATGCGCTTATAAAGGAAGTGAAGAAGTTTATAGACGCTCAAAAGGGCAAGTAA